From a single Balneolaceae bacterium genomic region:
- a CDS encoding ATP-binding protein: MTGTERDTLVLSSSYDELERIEPWLKELQERLDFHNDEFARIMLALSEAVTNAIVHGNREDPGKSVTVRSAMEDGRLRLSVQDEGEGFEPGKLPDPLQEENLLKEGGRGVYLIEQYCDAVNYSRGGTRITMDFDLD; the protein is encoded by the coding sequence ATGACGGGAACCGAACGCGACACGCTGGTGCTCTCCTCGAGCTACGACGAGCTGGAACGCATCGAGCCCTGGCTGAAGGAATTGCAGGAGCGCCTGGACTTTCACAACGACGAGTTCGCCAGGATCATGCTGGCCCTCAGCGAGGCCGTCACCAATGCCATTGTGCACGGCAATCGGGAGGATCCCGGCAAAAGTGTGACTGTGCGCTCCGCAATGGAGGACGGCCGGCTGCGGCTCTCGGTGCAGGACGAGGGGGAGGGATTCGAACCCGGCAAGCTGCCGGATCCCCTGCAGGAGGAGAACCTGCTGAAGGAGGGCGGGCGGGGCGTCTATCTCATCGAGCAGTACTGCGATGCGGTGAACTACAGCCGCGGGGGCACCCGCATCACGATGGACTTCGACCTGGACTAG
- a CDS encoding Glu/Leu/Phe/Val dehydrogenase translates to MPYNKNMYTTGFYKEPGPKLDEESPFESMMERFRFAAELLELEEGMFQYLASPVKQVIVSVPVVMDDGSIEVFEGYRVIHDNVLGPSKGGLRYAPDVTLDEVKALAAWMTWKCAIVNVPFGGAKGGIRCNPNELSKAELERLTRRFTTNMVEIFGPDRDIPAPDMNTNEQVMAWIMDTYSMNVQRTETAVVTGKPIILGGSHGRKEATGRGVVTVTLGALNRLGILPNKCTVAVQGFGNVGSISAKLMYEQGARVIAVSDVSGGYYRRDGLDIPAMMEYALNNNNALQGYPDAEPISNEELLQLECDVLIPAAKEDQIGRHNADKIRARIIAEGANGPVTANADSILEDNGIMVIPDILANAGGVTVSYFEWVQDRQGYFWTEERVNRRLNRMMRDAFDNLFKVSEEYNCTLRQAAYVFAINKVATTLKMRGIYA, encoded by the coding sequence ATGCCGTACAACAAGAACATGTACACCACCGGCTTCTACAAGGAGCCGGGACCCAAACTGGACGAGGAATCGCCCTTCGAATCGATGATGGAGCGCTTCCGCTTTGCCGCGGAACTCCTTGAACTGGAGGAGGGCATGTTCCAGTACCTGGCCAGCCCCGTCAAGCAGGTGATCGTCTCCGTGCCGGTGGTCATGGACGACGGGAGCATCGAGGTTTTCGAAGGCTACCGCGTGATCCACGACAACGTGCTGGGCCCCTCCAAAGGGGGGCTTCGCTATGCTCCCGACGTAACCCTGGACGAGGTGAAGGCCCTCGCCGCCTGGATGACCTGGAAGTGCGCCATCGTAAACGTGCCCTTCGGCGGTGCCAAGGGCGGCATCCGGTGCAACCCCAACGAGCTTTCCAAGGCGGAGCTGGAGCGCCTCACCCGCCGCTTCACCACCAATATGGTGGAAATTTTCGGGCCGGACCGCGACATTCCCGCCCCCGACATGAACACCAACGAGCAGGTGATGGCGTGGATCATGGACACCTACTCCATGAACGTGCAGCGCACCGAAACAGCCGTGGTCACCGGCAAACCCATCATCCTGGGAGGCTCGCATGGCCGCAAGGAGGCCACCGGCCGTGGCGTGGTGACTGTCACGCTGGGCGCCCTCAACCGCCTGGGCATCCTCCCCAACAAGTGCACCGTGGCTGTACAGGGCTTCGGCAACGTAGGCTCCATTTCCGCCAAGCTTATGTATGAGCAGGGCGCCCGGGTCATCGCAGTCAGCGACGTATCCGGCGGCTACTACCGCAGGGACGGGCTGGACATTCCCGCCATGATGGAGTATGCCCTAAACAACAACAATGCCCTGCAGGGCTACCCCGACGCCGAACCCATTTCCAACGAGGAGCTGCTGCAGCTGGAGTGCGACGTGCTCATCCCGGCGGCCAAGGAGGACCAGATCGGCCGCCACAACGCCGACAAGATTCGGGCCCGCATTATCGCCGAAGGCGCCAATGGTCCGGTGACCGCCAACGCCGACAGCATTCTCGAAGACAACGGCATCATGGTTATTCCCGACATCCTTGCCAACGCAGGCGGGGTGACCGTCTCCTACTTCGAGTGGGTGCAGGACCGCCAGGGTTACTTCTGGACCGAGGAGCGGGTGAACCGGCGCCTCAATCGCATGATGCGCGACGCCTTCGACAACCTGTTCAAGGTGAGCGAGGAGTACAACTGCACCCTGCGGCAGGCCGCCTACGTATTTGCCATTAACAAAGTGGCCACCACCCTCAAGATGCGCGGAATTTACGCCTGA
- a CDS encoding DUF4412 domain-containing protein → MNTRRILPVLLALILALPALPALAQFQGTITFDSYQIEDGERRDADTFTLHLTPERILLQGEYSYDSNMPFKTEGMLVRLDFEDFVFLTGNDMALTITKDDLTSFMTMFSGEAASMQQQAEEADERIDYERTGEMRQIQGYSCEKFVFRDRENPNQHTEIWMTDGLDINWGMLAESWLDSPSMLGGSDLSFTPVFQEGFFPMRIDHFGEDGKVSVTEVRSIDQSSVARAMVEIPSGVQVLSLQDFLFQQMNGN, encoded by the coding sequence ATGAACACCCGACGCATTTTACCCGTACTTCTGGCGCTCATACTGGCCCTCCCGGCCCTGCCCGCGCTTGCGCAGTTCCAGGGCACCATCACCTTCGACAGCTACCAGATCGAGGACGGCGAGCGGCGTGACGCCGACACCTTCACCCTGCACCTGACGCCCGAACGCATCCTGCTTCAGGGCGAGTACAGCTACGACTCGAACATGCCCTTCAAGACTGAGGGCATGCTGGTGCGGCTGGATTTCGAGGATTTCGTTTTCCTGACGGGCAACGACATGGCCCTGACCATCACCAAGGACGATCTCACCTCCTTCATGACCATGTTTTCGGGGGAGGCTGCCTCCATGCAGCAGCAGGCCGAGGAGGCCGACGAGCGCATCGACTACGAGCGCACTGGCGAGATGCGACAGATCCAGGGTTACAGCTGTGAGAAGTTTGTCTTCCGCGACCGGGAGAACCCGAACCAGCACACGGAGATCTGGATGACCGACGGCCTGGATATCAACTGGGGCATGCTGGCCGAATCGTGGCTGGACAGCCCGTCCATGCTGGGCGGGAGCGACCTCTCCTTCACTCCCGTTTTCCAGGAAGGCTTTTTCCCGATGCGTATCGACCACTTCGGGGAGGATGGCAAGGTGTCGGTGACCGAGGTGAGAAGCATCGACCAGTCGTCCGTGGCGCGCGCCATGGTGGAGATTCCCAGCGGCGTGCAGGTGCTCAGCCTGCAGGACTTCCTTTTCCAGCAGATGAACGGTAACTAG
- a CDS encoding HNH endonuclease, producing MDANVLVLNKDYQPLSVCSVQRSVKLLFLDKAEMLHDYPDKKIRTVSREHEYPSVIRLRRYINLPYNRIVLSRRNVMKRDGNRCQYCGVSRNLTIDHVLPRSRGGRDTWENLVTACDECNVRKGNRTPEEASMPLKRKPFRPVHITFLQSILGGVQEDWKPYLYM from the coding sequence ATGGATGCAAACGTACTCGTACTCAACAAGGACTATCAGCCGCTGAGCGTCTGTTCGGTGCAGCGCTCCGTGAAGCTGCTCTTCCTGGACAAGGCGGAGATGCTCCACGACTACCCGGACAAGAAGATCCGCACCGTCTCCCGGGAGCATGAGTACCCGTCGGTCATCCGCCTGCGCCGCTACATCAACCTGCCCTATAACCGCATCGTGCTCTCCCGGCGCAACGTGATGAAGCGCGACGGCAACCGCTGCCAGTACTGCGGGGTCTCCCGCAACCTGACCATCGACCACGTGCTGCCGCGCAGCCGCGGGGGGCGCGATACCTGGGAGAACCTGGTGACCGCCTGCGACGAGTGCAACGTGCGCAAGGGCAACCGCACCCCGGAAGAGGCCTCCATGCCGCTCAAACGCAAGCCTTTCCGCCCCGTGCACATCACCTTCCTTCAGTCTATCCTGGGAGGGGTTCAAGAAGACTGGAAGCCCTATCTATATATGTAG
- the dnaE gene encoding DNA polymerase III subunit alpha yields MDFSHLHCHTQFSMLDGAAGISELVRKTKKAGMPGLAITDHGNMYGVPEFVKEARRQDVKPIVGCEFYVTPSGMDNRKDRTRYHQVLLAKNMTGYKNLTKLCSLGFTDGLYYKPRIDHETLAEYREGLIATTCCLASEINQTIIHESEEEAREIFEWYLDLFGDDYYVELQRHGLSEQKRCNEVLVRWAKEYQVKMIATNDCHYVDREDSEAHDILLALQTNADINDRDRFRFTDDHNNLNPEYYLKTPGEMQELFSDLPEAVDNTREIVDKVEPIELSSELLLPHYSIPERFDSMDAYLRHLTYEGAKKRYGEVSQDLHERIEQELAIISEMDFSGYFLIVQDFTTEARRRGVFVGPGRGSAAGSVVAYCLGIINIDPMAYDLLFERFLNPERVSPPDIDIDFDDTGRQEVIDYVVEEYGRRNVAQIVTYGTMKAKTAIRDVGRVLGVPLQEVNRIAKLFPDRPGVDTFDKVLDKSENPDTAGQIADLFEDADPQVAKMMRYARTLEGSVRQSGIHAAGVIIAPGRIDDYVPVALSKDKELITQYDGPNAEMCGLLKMDFLGLKTLSILKTAIKYVERNYGRHYELDEIPFDDETTFELYQKANTVGTFQFESDGMRRYLKQLKPSSLDDLIAMNALYRPGPMKFIPEYIDRKHGRSEVSYPHPDLEKLLRPTYGIMIYQEQIMKAAQIIAGYSLGEADLLRRAMGKKKTKVMDEQREIFVEKALSNGVKESKAREIFDMMAEFANYGFNKSHSAAYSVVAYQTAFFKANYPAEYMAAVLSHNMGDIDKVSKFIEECYRNGITVDPPNINTGEGKFVALDGRIQYGMEAIKGVGSGAVDAVVAERGENGPFESVYDFARRIDSRVCNKRTLESLFQAGAFDSINPNRRQLLENIETLLSYGSRVQEMMESNQSDLFGDGSGTASAIDEPNLREVEPWSNIERLNKERELIGFYLSGHPLNKYREEVRLFCSHVLDPDEMEQLGDRTEVRCAGIITSVKRVTDKRGRPFAFLQVEDLSGSMEVIAFNDVYDRCLGMIQVDTLVVIDGVTDSKGGEPKILANSFERIESMREKYADRLELRLDIDTSQVREEELRRMAELFAEHRGEANVRFNVISREAKRPFPMHVRKFVVEPSEELMTELRSLVGEDAVVLGKSNGGT; encoded by the coding sequence ATGGATTTTTCCCACCTTCACTGCCACACGCAATTCAGCATGCTCGACGGGGCCGCCGGCATCTCCGAGCTGGTGCGCAAAACCAAGAAGGCGGGCATGCCGGGTCTGGCCATTACCGACCACGGCAACATGTACGGGGTGCCCGAGTTCGTCAAGGAGGCCCGCCGCCAGGACGTCAAACCCATCGTGGGCTGCGAGTTTTACGTAACCCCCTCCGGCATGGATAACCGCAAGGACCGCACTCGCTACCACCAGGTGCTGCTGGCCAAGAACATGACCGGCTACAAGAACCTGACCAAACTCTGCTCGCTGGGCTTCACCGACGGCCTCTACTACAAGCCGCGCATCGACCACGAAACCCTGGCTGAGTACCGCGAGGGTCTCATCGCCACCACCTGCTGCCTGGCCAGCGAGATCAACCAGACCATCATCCACGAGAGTGAGGAGGAGGCGCGCGAAATTTTCGAGTGGTACCTGGACCTGTTCGGGGACGATTACTACGTGGAGCTTCAGCGTCACGGGCTCTCCGAACAGAAGCGCTGCAACGAAGTGCTGGTGCGCTGGGCCAAAGAGTACCAGGTGAAGATGATCGCCACCAACGACTGCCATTACGTGGACCGCGAGGACTCCGAGGCGCACGACATCCTGCTGGCCCTGCAGACCAACGCCGACATCAACGACCGCGACCGCTTCCGCTTTACGGACGACCACAACAACCTCAATCCCGAGTACTACCTGAAGACCCCCGGGGAGATGCAGGAGCTGTTCAGCGACCTGCCGGAGGCGGTGGACAACACCCGGGAGATCGTGGACAAGGTGGAACCCATCGAACTGAGTTCCGAACTGCTGCTGCCCCACTACAGCATTCCGGAACGCTTCGACTCCATGGATGCCTATCTGCGCCACCTCACCTACGAGGGAGCCAAGAAGCGCTACGGGGAGGTGTCACAGGACCTGCATGAGCGCATCGAGCAGGAACTGGCGATCATCAGCGAGATGGATTTTTCGGGCTATTTCCTGATTGTACAGGATTTTACCACGGAGGCGCGCCGCCGCGGAGTGTTTGTGGGACCCGGCCGCGGTTCGGCTGCCGGCTCGGTGGTGGCCTACTGCCTGGGCATCATCAACATTGATCCCATGGCCTACGACCTGCTTTTCGAGCGTTTTCTCAATCCCGAGCGGGTGAGTCCCCCGGACATCGACATCGACTTCGACGACACCGGCCGCCAGGAAGTTATCGACTACGTGGTGGAGGAGTACGGCCGCCGCAACGTGGCGCAGATCGTCACCTACGGAACCATGAAGGCCAAGACGGCCATACGCGACGTGGGACGCGTGCTGGGCGTTCCGCTTCAGGAGGTGAACCGCATCGCCAAGCTCTTCCCCGACCGGCCCGGGGTGGATACCTTCGACAAGGTGTTGGACAAGAGCGAAAATCCCGATACCGCCGGGCAGATCGCCGACCTCTTCGAGGACGCCGATCCGCAGGTGGCCAAGATGATGCGCTACGCCCGCACCCTGGAGGGCTCGGTGCGGCAGTCGGGCATCCACGCCGCCGGGGTGATCATAGCCCCCGGCCGGATCGACGACTACGTGCCGGTGGCGCTATCCAAGGACAAGGAGCTGATTACCCAGTACGACGGGCCCAACGCGGAGATGTGCGGGCTGCTGAAGATGGACTTCCTGGGACTCAAAACCCTCTCCATCCTCAAGACGGCCATCAAATACGTGGAGCGCAACTACGGTCGCCACTACGAGCTCGACGAGATTCCCTTTGACGACGAGACCACCTTCGAGCTCTACCAGAAGGCCAACACCGTGGGCACCTTTCAGTTCGAGTCGGACGGCATGCGCAGGTACCTCAAGCAGCTCAAGCCGAGCTCGCTGGACGACCTCATCGCCATGAACGCGCTCTACCGGCCGGGTCCGATGAAATTCATCCCCGAGTACATCGACCGCAAGCACGGCCGCAGCGAGGTGAGCTACCCGCATCCCGACCTGGAAAAGTTGCTGCGGCCCACCTACGGGATCATGATCTACCAGGAGCAGATCATGAAGGCCGCCCAGATCATCGCCGGCTACAGCCTCGGCGAAGCCGACCTGCTGCGCCGCGCCATGGGTAAGAAAAAGACCAAGGTGATGGACGAGCAGCGGGAGATCTTCGTGGAGAAGGCACTGTCCAACGGAGTGAAGGAGTCCAAGGCCCGCGAAATCTTCGACATGATGGCCGAGTTCGCCAACTACGGCTTCAACAAGTCGCACTCGGCCGCCTACTCCGTAGTGGCCTACCAGACCGCCTTTTTCAAGGCCAACTATCCTGCGGAGTATATGGCGGCGGTGCTGAGCCACAACATGGGCGACATCGACAAGGTGTCGAAGTTCATCGAGGAGTGCTACCGCAACGGCATTACGGTGGACCCGCCCAACATTAACACTGGTGAAGGCAAGTTCGTGGCCCTCGACGGGCGAATACAGTACGGTATGGAAGCCATCAAGGGCGTGGGCTCCGGCGCGGTGGATGCGGTCGTGGCCGAACGCGGGGAGAACGGCCCTTTCGAATCGGTCTACGATTTCGCCCGCCGCATCGACTCGCGGGTCTGCAACAAGCGCACCCTGGAGAGCCTGTTCCAGGCCGGTGCCTTCGACAGCATCAATCCCAACCGGCGTCAGCTGCTGGAAAATATCGAGACGCTGCTCAGCTACGGCTCACGTGTGCAGGAGATGATGGAGTCCAACCAGTCGGACCTGTTCGGGGACGGCTCGGGCACCGCCTCGGCCATCGACGAGCCCAACCTGCGGGAAGTGGAGCCGTGGTCGAACATCGAGCGCCTCAACAAGGAGCGCGAGCTGATCGGCTTCTACCTGAGCGGGCACCCGCTCAACAAATACCGCGAGGAGGTTCGCCTGTTCTGCTCGCACGTCCTCGACCCGGACGAAATGGAGCAGCTGGGCGACCGCACCGAGGTGCGCTGCGCCGGGATCATCACCTCGGTGAAGCGCGTCACCGACAAGAGGGGACGTCCCTTTGCCTTCCTGCAGGTGGAAGACCTGAGCGGCTCGATGGAGGTGATTGCCTTCAACGACGTCTACGACCGATGCCTGGGCATGATCCAGGTGGACACCCTGGTGGTCATCGACGGGGTGACCGACAGCAAGGGGGGCGAACCCAAAATCCTCGCCAACTCCTTCGAGCGTATCGAGAGTATGCGCGAGAAGTACGCTGACCGCCTGGAGCTGCGCCTGGACATCGACACCTCCCAGGTGCGTGAGGAGGAGCTGCGGCGTATGGCGGAGCTATTCGCCGAGCATCGCGGGGAGGCCAACGTGCGCTTCAACGTGATCAGCCGTGAAGCCAAGCGCCCCTTCCCCATGCACGTGCGCAAGTTTGTGGTGGAGCCCAGCGAGGAGCTGATGACTGAGCTGCGCAGCCTGGTGGGTGAGGACGCGGTCGTCCTGGGCAAGTCCAATGGCGGGACATAG
- the mnmA gene encoding tRNA 2-thiouridine(34) synthase MnmA, whose amino-acid sequence MSSKGRVLVAMSGGVDSSVSAVMLKEQGYDVIGITMKTWDYSRVGGKSDKETGCCTLESMNDARQIAVRHGFKHFIVDIRDEFGDWVIDRFVEDYMSGRTPNPCVLCNTHIKWAALLRRADKLGCDYIATGHYARVREENGRYVVSRGLDPRKDQSYALWGVRQKHLARTIFPLGTYEKTHIRDMAEEFGLTKVADKPDSYEICFVPDDNYRRFLKDRVDGLEERVAGGKFVDQEGNIVGEHEGYPFYTIGQRRGLDLALGRRVYVTDIDPKTNVITVGEKNDLVSTTAVARDINLMKYDRVPEDDMEITGAIRYNDDGAVGYLTQTGEDELQVYFPAGREAITPGQAVVCYEGDDLLAGGWIKKVNVDTDVLQEA is encoded by the coding sequence ATGAGCAGCAAAGGACGCGTATTGGTTGCCATGAGCGGCGGCGTGGACTCTTCGGTCTCCGCCGTGATGCTCAAGGAGCAGGGATACGACGTAATTGGCATCACCATGAAGACCTGGGATTACTCCCGGGTAGGGGGGAAGTCCGACAAGGAGACAGGCTGCTGCACCCTGGAGTCGATGAACGACGCCCGGCAAATCGCGGTGCGCCACGGTTTCAAGCACTTCATTGTGGACATACGCGACGAGTTCGGCGACTGGGTGATCGACCGCTTTGTGGAGGATTATATGTCGGGACGAACGCCGAATCCCTGCGTGCTGTGTAATACCCATATCAAGTGGGCGGCCCTGCTGCGCCGCGCCGACAAGCTGGGCTGCGACTACATCGCCACCGGTCATTACGCCCGTGTGAGGGAGGAGAACGGCCGCTATGTGGTCTCGCGGGGACTTGATCCGCGCAAGGACCAGTCCTACGCCCTCTGGGGCGTGCGACAAAAGCACTTGGCGCGCACCATTTTTCCGCTGGGCACCTACGAAAAGACCCATATCCGAGATATGGCCGAGGAGTTCGGCCTCACCAAGGTGGCCGACAAGCCCGACTCCTACGAGATCTGCTTTGTGCCGGACGACAACTACCGGCGCTTTCTGAAGGACCGCGTGGACGGGCTCGAGGAGCGCGTGGCCGGCGGCAAGTTCGTGGACCAGGAGGGCAACATCGTGGGCGAGCACGAGGGTTATCCATTCTACACCATCGGCCAGCGCCGGGGACTCGACCTGGCCCTGGGCAGGCGGGTGTACGTGACCGACATCGACCCGAAGACCAACGTGATCACGGTGGGCGAAAAGAACGACCTGGTGAGCACCACCGCCGTGGCCCGCGATATCAACCTGATGAAATACGACCGTGTGCCGGAAGACGATATGGAGATCACCGGCGCCATCCGCTACAACGACGACGGCGCGGTGGGTTATCTTACGCAGACCGGCGAGGACGAGCTGCAGGTCTACTTCCCCGCCGGTCGCGAAGCCATCACGCCCGGCCAGGCCGTGGTCTGCTACGAGGGCGACGACCTGCTGGCCGGAGGCTGGATCAAGAAAGTAAATGTGGATACCGACGTGCTGCAGGAGGCCTGA
- the trxA gene encoding thioredoxin TrxA, whose amino-acid sequence MGKALTFTDDSFDEDVIQSDKPVLVDFWAEWCGPCRMVAPVVEELADEFDGQAKIGKVDVDNNPQTSTKYGIRSIPSLLIFKNGEVVDQIVGAVPKSQLKKKLEAQLTN is encoded by the coding sequence ATGGGAAAAGCACTGACCTTTACAGACGACTCTTTTGATGAAGATGTAATCCAATCCGACAAGCCGGTGCTGGTCGACTTCTGGGCCGAATGGTGCGGACCCTGCCGCATGGTGGCCCCGGTGGTCGAGGAACTGGCCGACGAATTTGACGGGCAGGCCAAGATTGGCAAGGTGGATGTGGACAACAACCCGCAGACGTCCACCAAGTACGGCATCCGCAGCATCCCCTCCCTCCTTATATTCAAGAACGGCGAAGTAGTGGACCAGATCGTGGGCGCCGTGCCCAAGTCGCAGCTCAAGAAGAAGCTGGAAGCCCAGCTAACCAACTAG